A genomic window from Archaeoglobus profundus DSM 5631 includes:
- a CDS encoding bifunctional alpha,alpha-trehalose-phosphate synthase (UDP-forming)/trehalose-phosphatase yields the protein MGRLLIVSNRLPVTVIRKKGRIYLQPSVGGLATGLASVLRKYDTLWVGWPGIEMENSEENLEARMKSEGLYPVHLSKGEVNGYYHGFCNKTIWPLFHGFPQYTIYNEKWWSVYKKVNEKFLNVVTEIAKPGDIIWIHDYHLMLLPNLLREEAPEAKIGFFLHIPFPSFEMFRLLPWRRDLLEGLLGADLIGFHIYDYVQNFLQCVHRLLGYEHELGKLIVEDRVVKVDAFPMGIDYDKFKEIASSPQVEEEVKKIRKKLGGRRIILSIDRLDYTKGIPLRLEAFDTFLEKYPEYIGKVTFVLKLVPSRTRVEHYVQLKKYIDELVGKINGKYGDIDWTPVQYIYRFLPLEKLVALYRAADVALITPLRDGMNIVAKEFVASKVDGKGALILSETTGAAFELVEAIVVNPNNKEEVAEALKRALEMSEDEQINRNRAMQERLRRYNVEKWAEEFIQELNKIKEVQQEFSTKYLMRDVDRLLKDYQNSSKRLLLLDYDGTLVPHADDPRKAKPDKEIIDILAKLSADQKNTVVIISGRDKKTLEEWFENLNVDLVAEHGAAVRKSGKWKSIESFDDWKESVRQVLELYVDRTPGSFIEEKEFSIVWHYRRANPELGQRRAAELENVLMSLIAGTDLNILRGDKVIEVRKAGVDKGRAALEWLSDDWEFILAAGNDVTDEDLFSVLPENSYTIKIGFSPSRARYYLTSVHELRNVLKKLQKL from the coding sequence ATGGGTAGGTTACTGATAGTTTCTAACAGATTGCCAGTTACGGTTATAAGGAAAAAAGGTAGGATATATCTTCAACCAAGTGTTGGTGGATTAGCTACCGGACTAGCCTCAGTTTTAAGAAAGTACGACACGTTATGGGTCGGATGGCCGGGCATAGAGATGGAAAATTCGGAAGAAAATCTGGAAGCAAGAATGAAGTCTGAAGGCTTGTATCCCGTACATCTGTCAAAAGGTGAAGTTAACGGGTACTATCATGGCTTTTGCAACAAAACGATCTGGCCTCTTTTTCACGGCTTTCCACAGTATACAATCTACAATGAAAAATGGTGGAGTGTTTACAAAAAGGTAAATGAAAAGTTTTTAAACGTTGTAACTGAGATAGCGAAACCTGGAGATATAATCTGGATTCACGACTACCATCTCATGCTTCTGCCAAATCTTTTGAGGGAGGAGGCACCAGAAGCGAAGATAGGATTCTTTCTTCATATACCCTTTCCATCTTTCGAAATGTTTAGACTACTACCTTGGCGCAGAGATCTGCTTGAAGGTCTCCTTGGGGCAGATCTCATTGGCTTTCATATATACGATTACGTCCAGAACTTCCTTCAGTGCGTCCATCGTTTACTTGGATACGAGCATGAACTGGGTAAATTGATTGTAGAGGACAGAGTTGTAAAAGTCGACGCGTTTCCAATGGGGATAGATTACGATAAGTTCAAAGAGATTGCGAGTTCTCCACAAGTAGAAGAAGAAGTAAAAAAGATTCGTAAAAAATTAGGTGGCCGAAGAATAATACTGTCAATAGACAGGCTTGACTATACAAAAGGAATTCCTCTAAGGCTTGAGGCTTTCGATACGTTCCTTGAGAAATATCCCGAATACATCGGTAAGGTTACATTTGTTCTGAAACTCGTCCCGTCACGAACGAGAGTTGAACATTATGTACAGCTGAAGAAATACATTGACGAACTCGTTGGGAAGATTAATGGCAAATACGGTGATATTGATTGGACGCCAGTGCAGTACATCTACCGCTTCCTTCCATTAGAAAAACTCGTAGCACTTTACAGAGCTGCAGATGTTGCTCTAATCACACCTCTAAGAGATGGAATGAACATCGTTGCCAAGGAATTCGTAGCTTCTAAGGTTGATGGTAAAGGCGCTTTAATTTTAAGCGAAACTACCGGAGCTGCATTCGAGCTTGTGGAAGCGATTGTTGTGAATCCAAACAATAAGGAAGAAGTTGCCGAAGCACTGAAGAGAGCTTTGGAAATGTCTGAAGACGAGCAAATCAATCGCAACAGAGCGATGCAAGAGAGGTTGAGGCGTTATAATGTTGAAAAGTGGGCTGAGGAATTTATTCAAGAACTTAACAAAATTAAGGAAGTTCAGCAAGAATTTAGCACGAAATATCTTATGAGAGATGTTGATAGACTCCTGAAAGATTATCAGAATTCTTCCAAGAGATTACTATTGCTCGATTACGATGGAACCCTCGTTCCGCATGCGGATGATCCAAGGAAAGCTAAGCCCGATAAAGAGATTATAGATATTTTAGCCAAGCTTAGCGCTGATCAAAAGAATACAGTAGTAATCATAAGTGGAAGGGATAAGAAAACTCTTGAGGAGTGGTTTGAAAATTTGAACGTTGATTTGGTAGCTGAGCACGGTGCAGCTGTTAGAAAGAGTGGAAAATGGAAGTCAATAGAGAGTTTTGACGATTGGAAAGAAAGTGTTCGCCAAGTTCTTGAATTGTATGTAGACAGGACCCCAGGATCCTTCATCGAAGAAAAGGAGTTTTCGATTGTCTGGCATTATCGCAGAGCCAACCCAGAACTCGGGCAACGTAGGGCTGCAGAGCTGGAAAACGTTCTCATGAGTCTGATAGCAGGTACAGATCTCAATATTCTGAGGGGTGACAAGGTTATCGAGGTTAGGAAAGCTGGAGTAGATAAGGGGAGGGCTGCTTTGGAATGGCTTTCAGATGACTGGGAATTCATACTTGCTGCTGGTAACGATGTGACTGATGAAGACCTCTTTTCAGTTCTACCCGAAAATTCATATACGATTAAAATTGGCTTTAGCCCATCGAGAGCTAGGTACTACCTGACATCAGTACACGAGTTGAGAAATGTACTTAAAAAACTGCAAAAACTATAA
- a CDS encoding diacylglycerol/polyprenol kinase family protein translates to MYPKTELKRKLIHLIGLVIPSIYIYLGRDFTISFLIVVLSIFIALEPIRLDKKLRDDLKQTLSYIRLEDVEKIVDEIARGHEKKRIGAHIFFVIASLLVIWFFPEVAVGVITVAVISDALASLVGKAFGRVKIKNKSLEGFLAYTISAYLILTYFGIPYALLGALIGALTELFNIPPDDNFSCQITMAVALYLVNWLSF, encoded by the coding sequence ATGTATCCGAAAACTGAGCTAAAGAGGAAGCTTATTCACCTAATAGGATTGGTCATCCCATCAATTTACATATACCTTGGAAGAGATTTTACAATTTCATTTCTGATAGTCGTGTTATCCATTTTTATAGCTCTAGAACCAATTAGACTTGATAAAAAGCTTAGAGACGATTTAAAACAGACGCTGAGCTATATACGTTTAGAAGATGTCGAGAAAATTGTAGACGAGATTGCGAGAGGTCACGAGAAAAAGAGAATTGGTGCGCACATATTCTTTGTCATTGCATCTCTGCTCGTAATATGGTTCTTTCCTGAAGTAGCTGTAGGAGTCATTACAGTCGCCGTGATAAGCGATGCGTTAGCCTCTTTGGTTGGAAAGGCATTTGGCAGAGTTAAAATCAAAAACAAGAGTCTTGAAGGATTTTTAGCCTATACGATATCGGCTTACCTCATACTGACGTATTTTGGTATTCCTTATGCGCTTTTAGGTGCGTTAATAGGTGCTTTAACTGAGCTGTTCAACATTCCACCAGACGACAACTTTTCCTGCCAGATCACGATGGCTGTTGCTTTATATTTAGTAAATTGGTTAAGTTTTTAA
- the lysS gene encoding lysine--tRNA ligase, which yields MEEKHWADVIAEDLLKLREDHRIATGITPSGPIHIGNLREMLTADAIRRAIIDKGGKAEIVYVADTFDPLRRRYPFLPKEYEEYVGMPLSLIPDPEDCHDNYAEHFLQPFLESLEILEIPVVVKKADEMYRNGEYEEVTKISLQQRDNIARILEEVTGRKIESDWYPFMPLCKNCKRLTTTKIVSFDDKRISYVCSCGDEGEVSYREGKLVWRVDWPARWRILGITCEPFGKDHASAGGSYDTGKRLAREIFGIEPPYPVPYEWINLKGVGAMSSSKGVVVPVREFIEIVPPEIVRYMIIRVKPKKHIDFDPANLLELVDEFEDGLKNGDRAVQLSMISGVVYSEVPFRHLIVVGQIAKWDLNKVLEIIERTGYRVDEVTLRDVERRLKYAKAWLEKFASERLKFEIAEKVDASLFSEEELEFLKRFANELSEDMSAEEIHNKVYEVANTLGLKPAKAFQAIYKAILGKTYGPRAGYFIKTLGVNWFKERVKEILS from the coding sequence ATGGAAGAGAAACACTGGGCTGATGTTATTGCTGAGGATTTGCTTAAGCTACGTGAGGATCATAGAATTGCAACAGGCATAACTCCTTCTGGACCAATTCACATAGGCAATTTAAGGGAGATGCTAACAGCGGATGCGATTAGAAGGGCAATCATCGACAAGGGTGGAAAGGCTGAAATCGTTTACGTTGCAGATACGTTCGATCCTCTGAGGAGGAGATATCCTTTCCTGCCTAAGGAATACGAGGAATACGTTGGAATGCCTTTAAGCTTGATACCCGATCCAGAAGATTGTCACGACAACTATGCGGAGCATTTCTTGCAACCGTTTTTGGAATCTCTCGAAATACTCGAAATTCCCGTTGTTGTTAAGAAGGCAGATGAGATGTATAGAAACGGTGAATACGAAGAGGTAACTAAAATTTCACTTCAGCAAAGGGATAACATTGCAAGAATACTCGAAGAGGTTACTGGCAGAAAAATCGAAAGCGATTGGTATCCTTTCATGCCACTATGCAAAAACTGCAAAAGGCTTACCACCACTAAAATCGTGAGCTTTGACGACAAGCGTATAAGCTATGTTTGCAGCTGTGGTGATGAAGGAGAAGTCAGTTATAGAGAGGGTAAGCTCGTATGGCGTGTAGATTGGCCAGCAAGGTGGCGGATTTTGGGTATAACCTGCGAGCCTTTTGGCAAAGACCATGCCTCAGCAGGTGGTAGCTACGATACTGGCAAGAGACTTGCAAGGGAGATTTTCGGCATAGAACCTCCCTATCCAGTTCCATACGAGTGGATAAACCTCAAGGGAGTTGGAGCGATGAGTTCTTCTAAAGGTGTCGTTGTGCCAGTCAGGGAGTTCATAGAGATTGTTCCGCCAGAGATTGTCAGATACATGATAATCAGAGTCAAACCGAAGAAGCATATTGACTTTGATCCAGCAAATCTGCTCGAATTAGTCGATGAGTTTGAAGATGGATTGAAGAATGGGGACAGGGCTGTCCAACTCTCCATGATCTCTGGAGTCGTTTACAGCGAGGTTCCCTTTAGACATCTCATCGTTGTAGGGCAGATTGCGAAGTGGGATTTGAACAAAGTTCTTGAAATAATCGAGAGGACTGGATACAGGGTCGATGAAGTTACTCTAAGAGATGTGGAGAGGAGGCTGAAATACGCTAAGGCTTGGCTCGAAAAGTTCGCAAGTGAAAGGCTGAAGTTCGAAATTGCCGAAAAGGTTGATGCAAGTCTGTTCAGCGAGGAGGAGCTCGAATTTCTAAAGAGGTTTGCGAATGAGCTTAGTGAAGATATGAGTGCCGAGGAAATACACAACAAGGTTTACGAGGTTGCAAACACCCTCGGTTTAAAGCCAGCTAAAGCGTTTCAGGCAATTTACAAAGCTATACTAGGCAAAACCTACGGTCCAAGGGCTGGATACTTCATCAAGACTCTAGGGGTAAATTGGTTTAAAGAGAGGGTTAAAGAAATATTGAGCTAA
- a CDS encoding ATPase, whose amino-acid sequence MNVLITGLLPYDSGKTTLAKFLIGEAYERGIDVGFSKPISGINGWYQYEYVVKSIEAGLLIGEDLFKLHTATKSLDPIEYEGPVVTLLLPPDPEKVGWNVGAYSSVGLLNQISVIRISDLEKTKHYYVPSNIERTVVSLKSEIERFLNIVKAEPIEAEKSEELLLNSRSIADKCLHYLKRKHEFFVIESYNNAAAPTASSLEVDVVAVVAPGKVAVFSGNDYRRAVLALSSIKEPWKVTTEDVITLLNPALIVDIEPKKASKIFDEICDVFNS is encoded by the coding sequence ATGAATGTATTGATAACAGGCTTGCTTCCATACGACTCGGGAAAAACGACGCTTGCAAAATTTCTAATTGGGGAAGCATACGAGAGGGGAATCGATGTCGGTTTTTCGAAACCAATCAGTGGCATAAATGGATGGTACCAGTACGAGTATGTTGTGAAAAGTATTGAGGCTGGGTTGCTCATTGGGGAGGATTTATTTAAATTACACACAGCTACAAAAAGCTTAGATCCAATTGAATACGAAGGTCCAGTGGTTACACTTCTTCTACCACCAGATCCAGAAAAAGTTGGTTGGAATGTAGGCGCATACTCATCTGTCGGTCTTCTGAACCAAATTTCGGTAATCAGAATATCGGATTTAGAAAAAACTAAGCATTACTACGTCCCATCAAACATAGAGAGAACTGTAGTGTCTTTAAAAAGTGAAATTGAAAGGTTTCTAAACATCGTTAAAGCTGAACCTATAGAAGCTGAAAAATCTGAGGAGCTTTTGCTTAATTCGAGAAGTATAGCGGATAAATGCCTTCATTACTTAAAGAGGAAACACGAATTCTTCGTTATCGAGTCGTACAATAATGCTGCCGCACCGACGGCAAGTTCCCTCGAAGTAGATGTAGTTGCAGTCGTTGCACCCGGAAAAGTGGCAGTATTTAGTGGGAACGATTACAGAAGGGCAGTCTTAGCTCTTTCAAGCATCAAAGAACCTTGGAAAGTGACGACTGAGGACGTAATAACCTTACTGAATCCAGCATTGATCGTCGATATAGAACCGAAGAAGGCATCTAAGATCTTCGATGAGATCTGCGACGTTTTTAATAGTTGA
- a CDS encoding glycosyltransferase family protein produces the protein METLRIGIISRWKATCGISLHAEMIAKEFIEMGHEVIVFAPKLESANRWWHHISLGEDEPYVVRCYEERTPDGGQGRFDITLPELDYVIVESYQWLPHEDVERTLRRSNTFKVAVVHEQRRSEFRYSNPYIFNYIAVFDDRFAREVVSGGNIVVIPYPCHPIVRGNRRFAEDKLRFFTFGRQPVEEYKDYIEALDWLSKSYDFEYLVIRSNHLLPFDRDYLVQRVEKLSLEDIYRYLHKSDIHLIPKGQTDGCVVSSTLCQCLGALIPTVVPNTRHFENLPTIDGYKPAVIYENVEDLKGELVRLIEDEDFRRSVLRSAERYVEENRCDRIAKKFIELMKKAIPVVARS, from the coding sequence ATGGAGACGCTTAGAATTGGAATAATATCGAGGTGGAAGGCTACTTGCGGTATATCGCTTCACGCTGAAATGATTGCCAAGGAGTTCATTGAGATGGGTCACGAGGTGATTGTATTCGCTCCTAAGCTCGAATCAGCCAATAGGTGGTGGCATCACATAAGCTTGGGCGAGGATGAGCCTTATGTCGTGAGATGTTATGAGGAAAGGACTCCCGATGGAGGACAGGGTAGGTTTGACATCACACTACCAGAGCTTGACTACGTAATAGTAGAGTCCTACCAGTGGCTACCTCATGAGGATGTCGAAAGGACTTTGAGAAGATCAAACACTTTCAAGGTTGCAGTTGTGCACGAGCAAAGGAGAAGCGAGTTCAGATACAGCAATCCCTACATCTTCAACTACATAGCTGTATTTGACGATAGGTTTGCCAGAGAGGTTGTAAGCGGTGGGAACATCGTAGTTATTCCATATCCATGCCATCCAATCGTAAGAGGTAACAGGAGGTTTGCAGAGGATAAGCTAAGGTTCTTCACATTCGGAAGACAGCCAGTAGAGGAATACAAGGATTACATCGAAGCTCTGGACTGGCTCAGCAAATCATACGACTTCGAATACTTAGTGATCAGATCGAACCACTTACTGCCGTTCGATAGGGATTACCTCGTTCAGAGGGTTGAAAAGCTGAGTCTGGAAGATATCTACAGATATCTTCACAAGTCGGACATTCACCTAATTCCAAAGGGACAAACCGACGGTTGTGTGGTATCATCAACGCTCTGCCAGTGCTTAGGAGCTTTGATTCCGACAGTCGTACCGAACACGAGGCACTTTGAAAACCTGCCAACGATCGACGGTTATAAGCCAGCCGTGATTTACGAGAACGTTGAAGACTTGAAAGGCGAGCTCGTAAGGCTTATAGAAGACGAAGACTTTAGAAGGAGTGTTCTCAGATCAGCTGAGAGGTATGTTGAGGAGAATAGATGTGACAGGATTGCAAAGAAGTTCATAGAGCTTATGAAGAAGGCAATTCCAGTTGTTGCAAGGAGTTAA
- the argJ gene encoding bifunctional ornithine acetyltransferase/N-acetylglutamate synthase, giving the protein MHELVKCNGIKEGKNGLGIVVCEGSVAGVFTQNKFKSPSVVVTEEHIKNGFIEGIIANSGNANAFTGKQGYKDAKRMCQLLAEKLKTNTESIAVASTGVIGIQLDMEWIESRFEKVYAGLGNKEENALAFAKSIMTTDRFPKFAKYKEDFKIAGVCKGAGMIHPNMATMLAFIFTDAKFEAGELKEMLRTAVKYSFNAISVDGDTSTNDMVLLVAKGECEVSRDRFLNGLKDVCLNLAKQIARDGEGATKLIKVTIVNAKSEEEAFKGARTVVSSNLVKTAVFGNDPNWGRIIASLGYSGIDVNEELDLKLLGYRDGHKIEEVELVKNGVGLGNEGIARRVMEKSNEIEFIINLKLGNGNGYAYGCDLTYDYVRINSEYTT; this is encoded by the coding sequence ATGCACGAACTCGTGAAGTGCAACGGAATTAAGGAAGGCAAGAACGGTTTGGGGATTGTGGTCTGTGAGGGAAGCGTAGCTGGAGTTTTCACTCAAAACAAGTTTAAATCGCCCTCTGTTGTTGTAACTGAAGAACATATCAAAAACGGTTTTATAGAAGGGATTATTGCAAACAGCGGTAACGCAAACGCTTTTACTGGAAAGCAGGGATACAAGGATGCAAAAAGAATGTGCCAGCTTTTAGCTGAAAAGCTAAAAACTAATACTGAGAGTATTGCGGTAGCTTCAACGGGAGTAATAGGAATTCAGCTCGACATGGAATGGATCGAATCGAGGTTTGAGAAAGTTTACGCTGGTTTGGGGAATAAGGAGGAGAATGCTCTGGCTTTTGCCAAATCCATAATGACTACCGATAGATTTCCAAAGTTTGCCAAATACAAGGAGGACTTTAAGATAGCCGGAGTTTGCAAGGGTGCTGGCATGATACACCCGAATATGGCGACAATGTTGGCATTCATATTCACGGATGCAAAGTTTGAGGCTGGGGAACTTAAGGAGATGCTGAGAACGGCTGTGAAATATTCTTTCAATGCCATAAGCGTCGATGGGGATACATCCACCAACGACATGGTTCTGCTCGTTGCCAAAGGTGAATGTGAAGTCAGTAGAGACAGATTTCTTAATGGTTTAAAGGATGTCTGTCTTAATTTGGCCAAGCAGATTGCGAGAGATGGAGAAGGAGCAACAAAGCTGATTAAGGTTACAATTGTCAATGCTAAGAGCGAGGAAGAGGCTTTTAAAGGTGCTAGGACTGTTGTATCCTCAAATTTGGTAAAGACTGCTGTATTCGGCAACGATCCAAATTGGGGTAGAATAATAGCATCTTTAGGCTATTCTGGAATTGATGTGAATGAAGAGCTTGATCTGAAGCTTTTGGGATACAGAGATGGTCACAAAATTGAAGAGGTTGAGCTTGTTAAGAACGGGGTGGGCTTAGGTAACGAGGGTATCGCTAGGAGAGTTATGGAGAAAAGCAACGAAATAGAGTTTATTATAAATCTAAAGCTCGGCAACGGTAACGGCTACGCGTACGGATGCGATTTGACTTACGATTATGTTAGAATAAATTCTGAATACACCACCTAG
- a CDS encoding menaquinone biosynthesis decarboxylase, with amino-acid sequence MPYEDLRGFIERLEAENELARIKHEVSPILEMTEIVDRVVKGGGKALLFENPKGYDIPVLMNAFGTERRMKLALEVERFEEIGERLLDILRFKPESLFDGLKGLSKLKELANFIPKKVKKGACKEVIMDKPNLLKFPILKCWPKDGGRFITLPIVITKDPETQELNVGMYRMQVFDEKTTGMHWQIHKHGALHYKKLKEMGKDRLEVAVAIGVDPAILYSATAPLPENFNEFTFAGFIRKERIKLVECETVDLLVPANAEIVLEGYVKVDELRPEGPFGDHTGYYTPVEPYPVFHVECITHRENPIYHATVVGKPPMEDAWLGKATERIFLPIIRFMHPEIVDINLPIEGCFHNLAIVSIKKRYPGHAKKVMFALWSMGMLSLTKVVIVVDDDVNVHDIREVIWAVTTRFDPARDVVIIPDCPIDSLDHATYRPNLGGKLGIDATKKWKEEGYEREWPEVVEMDVDVKRRIDAIWDELKRLVF; translated from the coding sequence ATGCCGTATGAAGATCTAAGAGGGTTCATAGAAAGGCTTGAAGCTGAAAACGAACTGGCAAGAATAAAGCACGAAGTCAGTCCTATTTTAGAGATGACCGAAATAGTGGATAGGGTTGTAAAAGGCGGTGGCAAAGCACTTCTATTTGAAAATCCGAAGGGTTACGACATTCCAGTTCTGATGAACGCCTTTGGAACTGAAAGACGGATGAAATTGGCTTTAGAGGTTGAGAGGTTTGAGGAGATAGGTGAAAGATTACTTGATATCCTCAGATTTAAGCCTGAATCACTTTTCGACGGGTTAAAGGGCTTGAGCAAATTGAAGGAGCTTGCCAATTTCATCCCAAAGAAAGTCAAGAAAGGGGCTTGTAAAGAGGTGATAATGGATAAACCAAATCTGCTGAAGTTCCCAATACTCAAGTGCTGGCCTAAGGATGGAGGTAGATTCATCACACTGCCGATTGTCATAACCAAAGACCCTGAAACTCAAGAGTTGAACGTTGGAATGTACAGGATGCAAGTTTTCGATGAGAAGACAACGGGTATGCACTGGCAGATTCACAAGCACGGTGCATTGCACTATAAGAAGCTTAAAGAGATGGGTAAGGATAGGCTTGAGGTTGCCGTAGCTATAGGGGTCGATCCAGCAATTCTCTACTCCGCAACAGCTCCGTTGCCAGAGAACTTCAACGAGTTTACGTTTGCTGGATTCATAAGGAAAGAGAGAATAAAACTTGTGGAATGTGAGACTGTAGATCTTCTAGTTCCAGCTAACGCTGAGATAGTTTTGGAGGGGTATGTAAAAGTTGATGAACTCAGGCCGGAAGGACCTTTTGGCGATCACACAGGCTATTATACACCAGTCGAACCATATCCTGTCTTTCATGTTGAGTGCATAACCCATAGAGAAAATCCGATATACCATGCAACAGTTGTTGGTAAACCTCCTATGGAGGACGCTTGGCTCGGAAAAGCTACCGAGAGGATATTTTTGCCGATAATCAGGTTCATGCACCCAGAAATAGTTGATATCAATCTGCCGATTGAAGGCTGTTTCCACAACTTGGCGATAGTTTCGATCAAAAAACGCTATCCGGGGCATGCAAAGAAGGTCATGTTCGCATTGTGGAGCATGGGTATGCTCTCTTTAACGAAGGTAGTTATAGTTGTGGACGATGATGTGAATGTTCACGACATAAGAGAGGTCATTTGGGCTGTTACCACACGGTTTGATCCTGCCAGAGATGTAGTAATAATTCCAGATTGCCCAATAGACAGCTTGGATCACGCCACTTACAGACCAAATTTGGGTGGAAAGTTGGGAATTGACGCTACGAAGAAGTGGAAGGAAGAAGGTTACGAGAGAGAGTGGCCAGAAGTCGTTGAAATGGATGTCGATGTAAAAAGGAGAATAGATGCAATTTGGGATGAGTTAAAGAGGTTGGTATTTTAA
- the thrC gene encoding threonine synthase encodes MSYSLVCIECGKEHGEESYTCDCGGLLEVRFKDVEVDFKLDGNPWGVWKYRCLLPVKIDPVTLKEGGTPLYRCDSLSKELNCRVYVKHEGANPSGSFKDRGMTVGVTKALELGKKAVACASTGNTSASMAMYAAKAGLKAYVLLPAGKVALGKVAQALMHGAKVIAIKGNFDRALELVRQVCKEMNFYLLNSVNPFRLEGQKTIAFEIVDELGFVPDYVVLPVGNAGNISAIYKGFKELKQLSLIDSTPKMIGVQAKGANPIYKAVMEGKDVIEPVTNPETVATAIRIGNPVNARKALRAIYESKGTAVEVNDEEIIQAQKDLARKEGIGVEPASASSLAGLRKLVENGYIGSDETVVCITTGHLLKDPEIVLKVCGQPIEVPAEFEEIIKVL; translated from the coding sequence ATGAGCTACTCTTTGGTGTGTATAGAGTGTGGGAAAGAGCATGGGGAAGAATCCTACACATGCGACTGCGGTGGGCTTTTGGAAGTGAGGTTTAAAGACGTTGAGGTCGATTTTAAGCTTGACGGTAATCCTTGGGGAGTTTGGAAATATCGTTGTCTTTTACCAGTTAAAATTGATCCAGTTACACTGAAGGAAGGTGGAACTCCACTTTACAGGTGTGACAGCTTGAGTAAGGAGTTGAATTGCAGGGTTTACGTGAAGCACGAAGGAGCAAACCCTTCAGGCTCATTCAAAGACAGGGGAATGACCGTAGGCGTTACCAAAGCTTTGGAATTAGGTAAAAAGGCAGTTGCATGTGCATCGACTGGCAACACCTCCGCATCTATGGCTATGTATGCAGCCAAAGCTGGATTGAAGGCTTACGTACTTTTGCCAGCTGGCAAAGTTGCCTTAGGCAAAGTAGCCCAAGCTTTGATGCACGGAGCTAAGGTTATAGCCATCAAGGGCAACTTCGATAGGGCTTTAGAGTTAGTTAGACAGGTTTGTAAGGAGATGAACTTTTACCTTCTCAACTCGGTCAATCCGTTCAGATTAGAGGGACAAAAGACTATAGCCTTCGAAATAGTCGATGAGCTTGGATTTGTGCCAGATTACGTTGTCTTACCTGTGGGAAATGCCGGGAACATCTCCGCTATTTACAAGGGTTTCAAAGAACTCAAACAACTCAGCTTAATAGACTCCACTCCGAAGATGATTGGTGTTCAAGCTAAAGGTGCTAATCCGATATACAAGGCTGTAATGGAAGGAAAAGACGTTATAGAGCCCGTCACAAATCCAGAAACGGTTGCAACCGCTATAAGGATAGGAAATCCAGTAAATGCAAGAAAGGCTTTGAGAGCAATTTACGAATCAAAGGGAACGGCAGTAGAGGTCAATGACGAGGAGATAATACAGGCTCAAAAGGATTTAGCCAGAAAAGAAGGAATAGGTGTTGAGCCTGCATCAGCATCAAGCTTAGCTGGATTGAGGAAGTTAGTTGAAAACGGTTATATTGGAAGTGATGAGACTGTCGTCTGTATAACAACTGGTCATCTACTCAAAGATCCCGAAATCGTGTTAAAGGTGTGTGGTCAGCCGATAGAAGTGCCAGCAGAGTTTGAAGAGATTATAAAAGTCTTATAG